One part of the Patescibacteria group bacterium genome encodes these proteins:
- a CDS encoding pilin translates to MNLSLIKKTVLFMGLFFCFISSFQALPALAQTQVDKSYGLDETMGADNSKLRQALSDTDPRERVGQIIGIILSFIGVVFLVLMIYAGILWMTAAGNDQQVNKAKNLLINAIIGLIIVFAAYAITAYVGDLLTNTSGT, encoded by the coding sequence ATGAATTTATCTCTTATAAAAAAGACAGTTTTATTTATGGGGCTGTTTTTTTGTTTTATTTCTTCATTCCAAGCTCTACCAGCCCTAGCGCAAACGCAAGTTGATAAAAGCTATGGTCTAGACGAGACCATGGGAGCGGACAATAGTAAATTAAGACAAGCTCTTTCAGACACCGACCCCAGGGAAAGAGTAGGTCAGATTATCGGCATCATCCTATCCTTCATCGGAGTTGTTTTCTTGGTCTTAATGATCTACGCCGGTATCCTTTGGATGACGGCGGCTGGCAATGACCAACAGGTTAACAAGGCAAAAAATTTATTGATAAACGCCATTATTGGTCTAATAATCGTCTTCGCTGCTTATGCGATCACTGCTTACGTCGGAGACCTACTAACCAACACTAGCGGGACATAA
- a CDS encoding pilin: MKKLAKNLIALCLSVLMLLPVLSQAETFNFATDTGLASTSDKAGFSQEKKSPENIVQPIITAVLSLIGVLFLGLAIFGGIKWMTAKGNEKQVNEAQMIITNAIIGLVVVAAAYAITYFVLKSIASQTFKGV, encoded by the coding sequence ATGAAAAAGTTAGCCAAAAATCTGATCGCCCTATGTTTGTCTGTTTTGATGCTTCTGCCGGTCCTAAGTCAGGCAGAAACTTTTAATTTTGCCACTGATACTGGCCTAGCTTCCACCAGCGACAAAGCTGGCTTCAGCCAAGAAAAGAAAAGTCCGGAAAATATAGTCCAGCCAATCATAACCGCTGTTTTATCTTTGATCGGTGTCCTATTCTTAGGTTTAGCAATTTTTGGCGGTATAAAATGGATGACGGCCAAGGGTAACGAAAAACAAGTGAATGAGGCGCAAATGATTATCACTAATGCCATAATTGGCTTAGTAGTAGTAGCGGCTGCTTATGCGATTACCTACTTTGTCCTTAAAAGCATCGCCAGCCAAACATTCAAGGGAGTATGA
- the ppsA gene encoding phosphoenolpyruvate synthase — MLKSDLIKFFSDLSIKDVPKVGGKNASLGEMYKHLSGRGIKIPNGFATTAYAYNYFLESTGLKKKIKEIVKGLDTHDLKSLALKGAAIRKLIEQTEFPKDFSQAIVKAYKKLSQENKVAQLDVAVRSSATAEDLPDASFAGQQETFLNVVGEKDLLLAVRKCIASLFTNRAISYRVDKGFDHFSIALSVGVQKMIRSDLGASGVMFTIDTESGFANAVLINSIYGLGENIVQGRVNPDEFYVFKPTLSIISRSLGTKGLRMVYDKNRGHNTVKNVKVSLADQDKFSISDAQVRQLAKWAIDIEKHYQKPMDIEWALDGRNHELYIIQARPETVQSRRDYNFLERYKLGRHGSVITSGQSVGNKIGAGMAHRIMSLKEISNFKPGQVLVTDMTDPDWEPIMKIAAAIVTDKGGRTCHAAIVSRELGIPCVVGTNNASTKIKDKQAVTVDCSGGEEGYVYEGKSVFKIEKTNLKDLKRPKTKIMVNIAEPDMAFANSFIPNDGVGLARLEFIINNYIKIHPLALLDYNKLKDLAVKKKIEALTPGYKDKAKYFVDRLAQGIAMISAAFYPKDVIVRLSDFKTNEYANLIGGQAYEPEESNPMIGWRGASRYYSKRFLPAFELECQALKLVRDELGLKNLKVMVPFCRTVEEGKKVLDIMARNGLKRGQNGLEVYVMAEIPANIILADKFCQIFDGFSIGSNDLTQLTLGIDRDSGGSLEVAGISNEKNEAVKILIRNLIASAKKHKRKVGICGQGPSDFPDFAEFLVECGINSISLIPDTVVPTTLAILKKERFLRRRRFLPLFF; from the coding sequence ATGCTAAAAAGCGATTTGATTAAGTTTTTTTCTGATCTAAGCATTAAAGATGTTCCTAAAGTCGGAGGCAAAAACGCCTCTTTAGGAGAAATGTATAAGCATTTATCCGGTCGAGGGATTAAGATTCCCAATGGGTTTGCCACTACCGCCTATGCTTACAATTATTTTTTAGAGAGCACGGGTTTAAAAAAGAAAATCAAGGAAATTGTGAAAGGTTTGGATACGCATGATTTAAAAAGCTTGGCGCTTAAGGGGGCAGCTATTAGGAAATTGATCGAGCAAACAGAATTCCCTAAAGATTTTTCACAAGCGATCGTGAAAGCCTATAAAAAATTATCTCAGGAAAACAAAGTGGCTCAGTTAGATGTAGCTGTGCGTTCGAGTGCTACAGCCGAAGATTTACCTGACGCGTCCTTCGCTGGTCAGCAGGAAACTTTCTTGAACGTCGTTGGAGAGAAAGATCTTTTGTTAGCTGTCAGGAAATGCATCGCCTCTCTTTTTACTAATCGAGCAATTTCTTATCGAGTTGATAAGGGTTTTGATCATTTTTCCATTGCTTTATCGGTCGGCGTACAAAAAATGATCCGCTCCGACTTGGGTGCCTCTGGTGTTATGTTTACTATCGACACTGAGTCCGGCTTTGCGAATGCAGTTTTAATCAATTCCATCTATGGCCTCGGAGAAAATATCGTCCAAGGTCGGGTTAACCCGGATGAGTTTTACGTCTTTAAGCCGACACTGTCGATTATTTCCCGATCTTTAGGGACAAAAGGATTGCGGATGGTTTATGATAAGAACCGCGGTCATAATACGGTTAAAAATGTTAAGGTTAGTTTAGCTGATCAAGATAAATTTTCCATTAGCGACGCCCAAGTTAGGCAGTTAGCTAAGTGGGCCATTGATATCGAGAAACATTATCAAAAGCCGATGGATATCGAATGGGCCTTAGACGGTCGCAACCATGAGCTCTATATAATTCAGGCCCGTCCAGAAACTGTCCAGAGTCGGCGGGATTATAATTTTTTAGAGAGATACAAATTGGGACGTCACGGTTCAGTAATTACCAGCGGCCAAAGCGTGGGCAATAAGATTGGTGCCGGTATGGCCCATCGGATTATGAGTCTTAAGGAAATTAGTAATTTTAAACCGGGCCAAGTGTTGGTTACAGATATGACCGATCCTGATTGGGAGCCGATTATGAAGATCGCGGCCGCCATCGTGACCGATAAAGGAGGCAGGACTTGCCATGCCGCCATCGTCTCTCGGGAGCTTGGAATTCCTTGCGTGGTCGGGACTAATAATGCTTCCACTAAAATCAAGGACAAACAAGCGGTGACCGTAGATTGTTCTGGCGGTGAAGAAGGTTATGTTTATGAAGGTAAGTCGGTTTTTAAGATTGAAAAGACAAATTTAAAAGATCTTAAACGTCCCAAGACAAAGATAATGGTTAATATTGCCGAACCAGATATGGCCTTTGCTAACTCATTTATCCCTAATGATGGAGTCGGCTTAGCGCGTTTAGAGTTTATCATTAATAATTACATAAAGATTCACCCCTTGGCCCTACTGGATTATAATAAGCTCAAGGATTTAGCTGTGAAGAAAAAAATTGAAGCTCTAACTCCGGGCTATAAGGACAAGGCTAAATATTTCGTCGACCGTCTGGCACAAGGAATAGCGATGATCAGCGCAGCTTTCTATCCAAAAGATGTAATAGTCCGTTTATCTGATTTTAAGACCAATGAGTATGCTAATCTGATCGGCGGCCAAGCTTATGAACCGGAAGAATCCAACCCTATGATTGGCTGGCGGGGTGCTAGTCGTTATTATTCCAAGCGTTTTTTGCCGGCCTTTGAATTAGAATGCCAGGCCCTGAAATTGGTTCGCGATGAATTGGGTTTGAAGAATCTAAAAGTGATGGTTCCTTTCTGCCGTACCGTTGAAGAGGGGAAGAAGGTTTTGGATATTATGGCGCGCAACGGCTTGAAGCGGGGCCAGAATGGCTTAGAAGTCTATGTTATGGCAGAAATACCCGCTAATATTATTTTAGCTGATAAGTTTTGCCAGATTTTTGATGGCTTTTCTATCGGCTCTAACGATTTAACCCAATTAACTTTAGGGATTGATCGAGATTCCGGCGGAAGCTTAGAAGTGGCCGGAATTTCTAATGAGAAGAATGAAGCAGTTAAAATTTTAATTAGGAATTTAATCGCTAGCGCTAAAAAGCATAAGCGCAAGGTAGGAATTTGCGGCCAGGGGCCTAGTGATTTTCCTGATTTTGCCGAGTTTTTAGTAGAATGCGGTATTAATAGTATCTCTTTGATTCCTGACACGGTCGTGCCTACGACTTTAGCGATTTTAAAGAAAGAAAGATTTTTAAGACGTCGTCGTTTCTTGCCTTTATTTTTCTAG
- the lgt gene encoding prolipoprotein diacylglyceryl transferase: protein MINFLHNFQPQAILWSGSFFDIRWYGLLMVTGISLAIISALLLAKAYGYKTETILDLSFWLIIGGLLGARVYEIFLEWPYYYQNTLSIFKIWQGGLAIHGAIIGGLISAWLFTHKNKLDFWFVTALVVPGLALGQAIGRFGNYFNQELFGLPTDKPWGIPIDPINRPLEYIGEKFFHPTFIYESFGSLIIFLILIAIHVIMLRKLKSGDFKKIYRHFFIRLTAIYLILYSLLRFFLEFIKVDQTPKLWGWRWPQIISLVIIFLAIPLFFKKNKHAEIER, encoded by the coding sequence ATGATCAATTTTCTTCACAATTTCCAGCCGCAGGCAATCCTCTGGTCCGGCTCTTTTTTTGATATCAGATGGTATGGCTTGCTGATGGTCACAGGGATCAGTCTGGCAATTATTAGCGCCTTACTACTAGCTAAAGCCTACGGCTATAAAACGGAGACTATCTTAGATTTAAGCTTCTGGTTGATAATCGGCGGCTTGTTAGGGGCTAGAGTATACGAAATCTTCCTAGAGTGGCCTTATTATTACCAAAACACTTTGTCTATCTTTAAGATATGGCAAGGTGGCCTAGCTATTCATGGAGCGATTATTGGTGGGCTAATAAGCGCTTGGCTATTTACCCATAAAAACAAGCTTGATTTTTGGTTTGTCACAGCCTTAGTCGTCCCCGGACTTGCCCTGGGGCAAGCTATCGGCAGGTTTGGTAATTATTTCAACCAAGAATTATTTGGTTTGCCGACAGACAAGCCCTGGGGCATCCCTATCGATCCTATCAACCGGCCACTAGAATACATCGGAGAAAAATTCTTCCACCCCACTTTTATCTACGAAAGCTTTGGCAGCCTGATTATCTTTTTAATTTTAATAGCGATTCATGTTATAATGTTAAGGAAGCTGAAAAGCGGGGATTTTAAAAAAATCTACCGTCATTTTTTCATAAGACTAACAGCAATTTATTTGATTCTCTACTCTTTGCTCCGTTTTTTTCTGGAATTTATTAAAGTCGACCAAACCCCAAAACTTTGGGGTTGGCGTTGGCCGCAAATTATCAGTTTAGTCATCATCTTCTTGGCTATCCCTCTATTTTTCAAGAAAAATAAACATGCCGAAATTGAACGCTAA
- a CDS encoding MFS transporter has protein sequence MPKLNAKKSKANLKILYLLGLILALATAIPAYIQSNFIGQFVSLSQVSLFFVLSNLVAVFAIIFFPGFIKKLSNYFLTKIVLAIYGASLLALSIASSAWAVFTAFLFFNISSNLIWINMDVFVEGFSSDTKTGRIRTIYFTFINIGWILGPLLSSYLIKENDYAWPFVLAALILIPFCLIFIQHSRGLQDKIKYHKINIRRTLTNIWLNRNLRGVFSLSLLLNIFFNSAVVFIPIYLHHNLGIDWDKLGLIFAFMLLPFVIFEIPAGIIADKKLCEKEIFMIGFSILIISLLSFFWVKSTSVLIWALLLFFSRIGASLIEAMRESYFFKIVDVKDVEYIDFFRITTPLGYVLGSIIGMIVFKFYSLENLFLVVAIIMFSSFYFLHLMKNNH, from the coding sequence ATGCCGAAATTGAACGCTAAAAAATCAAAGGCGAATTTAAAAATCCTATATCTACTGGGGCTGATTTTAGCTTTAGCAACAGCTATTCCAGCATATATTCAGTCTAACTTTATCGGGCAGTTCGTCAGTTTATCGCAAGTGAGTTTGTTTTTCGTTCTGTCAAATCTTGTGGCTGTTTTTGCTATCATATTTTTTCCTGGCTTTATTAAAAAGCTCAGCAATTATTTCCTCACTAAAATCGTCTTGGCTATCTACGGCGCTTCGCTTTTAGCTCTTAGTATTGCTAGTAGCGCCTGGGCAGTCTTTACTGCATTTTTATTCTTTAATATTAGCTCAAATCTAATCTGGATTAACATGGATGTCTTTGTTGAGGGATTTTCCAGTGATACAAAAACTGGCCGGATTAGAACCATATATTTCACTTTTATCAACATAGGCTGGATCCTAGGACCTCTTCTGTCTAGCTATCTGATCAAAGAAAACGACTATGCCTGGCCATTCGTCTTAGCTGCTCTCATCCTAATCCCCTTCTGCCTGATTTTCATACAACATAGCCGTGGCTTGCAAGATAAGATAAAATACCATAAGATAAATATCCGGCGGACCTTGACCAACATCTGGCTTAACCGCAATTTAAGGGGGGTTTTCAGTCTGTCTTTGCTCCTAAACATATTCTTTAATAGCGCAGTTGTCTTCATCCCGATATACTTGCACCATAATTTAGGAATAGATTGGGATAAGTTGGGGCTAATTTTCGCTTTTATGCTCCTCCCGTTTGTAATTTTTGAAATTCCGGCCGGGATTATCGCTGATAAGAAGTTGTGCGAGAAAGAAATATTCATGATCGGCTTTTCGATCTTAATCATTTCTCTCTTATCTTTCTTCTGGGTTAAATCAACCAGTGTTCTGATCTGGGCCTTGCTTTTATTCTTTAGTCGTATCGGCGCTTCTCTAATCGAGGCAATGAGAGAGTCCTACTTCTTTAAGATAGTGGACGTAAAAGATGTCGAATATATTGATTTTTTTCGGATTACCACCCCTTTAGGATATGTCTTGGGTTCAATTATAGGGATGATAGTCTTTAAGTTCTACAGCTTAGAAAATCTTTTCCTAGTCGTAGCTATAATAATGTTTTCCAGTTTTTATTTCCTCCATTTGATGAAAAATAATCATTAA
- a CDS encoding DoxX family membrane protein — translation MILGNIKNNPWTLLRVVMGLIFLSAAIFRIFNPEAARIELVNLSLPPILVWPLIILEFIGGLCLFLDYESRKAALILVLFLIFALTQALIVDYQTILRQLSSLFVFQANAVGWFLHLMFIFILISLFRRP, via the coding sequence ATGATTTTGGGAAATATTAAAAATAACCCCTGGACTTTATTAAGGGTGGTCATGGGCCTCATTTTTTTAAGCGCAGCTATTTTCCGTATTTTTAACCCTGAAGCAGCTCGGATCGAACTGGTAAATTTAAGCCTCCCCCCAATTTTAGTCTGGCCCCTCATCATCTTAGAATTTATCGGCGGCCTATGTCTTTTTCTGGACTACGAAAGCAGGAAGGCCGCGCTGATTTTAGTCTTATTCTTGATTTTTGCTCTCACCCAAGCGCTAATCGTTGATTATCAGACAATACTAAGGCAATTATCGAGTTTGTTTGTTTTTCAAGCGAATGCAGTTGGCTGGTTTTTACATCTGATGTTTATTTTCATCCTTATCAGTCTTTTTAGGCGCCCCTAA
- a CDS encoding glycosyltransferase: MLLSYIIPTLNEEKYLPLLLESIKNQKVSDYEVIVSDGGSNDKTASIAREAGCRFVVDSTVKHPSHQRNVGAALAQGELFLFLDADTVLPDNFTDTVLTEFQSRDLVGAGFYIKFSPNRPLYSLFAFFLNQFLFIRQYFAPAAVGAGIISRNLAHHKINGFDETIYVAEDYDYCFRLSRLGRFRMIKSVKLPYSSRRLEKDGKFRTLFKWLKMATFTLFNLKIKKKIVKYDFGKY, from the coding sequence ATGCTCCTATCCTACATCATACCCACCTTAAATGAAGAAAAGTATTTACCATTATTACTAGAGTCCATAAAGAACCAAAAAGTTTCTGATTATGAAGTGATTGTTTCTGATGGCGGCTCAAATGATAAGACGGCATCTATTGCTCGAGAGGCTGGCTGCAGGTTTGTAGTTGACTCTACGGTAAAACACCCTTCTCATCAGAGAAATGTCGGCGCCGCTCTAGCTCAAGGAGAATTATTTTTATTTTTAGATGCTGATACGGTCTTGCCTGATAATTTTACAGATACCGTCCTGACCGAATTCCAGTCCAGAGATTTAGTTGGCGCTGGTTTTTATATTAAATTTAGTCCAAATCGCCCCCTCTATTCTTTATTCGCCTTTTTTCTCAATCAATTTTTATTTATTCGCCAATATTTCGCTCCAGCAGCCGTTGGCGCTGGGATCATATCAAGAAATTTAGCCCATCATAAGATTAATGGTTTTGACGAGACTATCTATGTCGCTGAAGATTATGATTATTGTTTTCGTTTATCCCGTTTAGGACGTTTCAGGATGATTAAAAGCGTGAAATTACCGTATTCCTCTCGTCGTCTAGAAAAGGATGGTAAATTCCGCACATTATTTAAATGGTTGAAAATGGCCACTTTTACCCTATTTAATTTAAAGATTAAAAAAAAGATTGTTAAATATGATTTTGGGAAATATTAA
- a CDS encoding endo-1,4-beta-xylanase: MRKDWRFKNNKFWQISIFLALSLFVIIFYFFKVAKNYSTDKDLKYPPGFFGVTFSTKFCNELGLDWREVYSATLDDLKVKEIRLPIYWDEIEKSKGNFDFSDYDFIIEEGRRHNVNFIINIGWRLPRWPECHAPAWTNKNSLQANREESLKMIEKVVSHYRFYSNIVYWQVENEPFLDAFGICPPSDIEFFKKEVALVKSLDTRPVMVSSTGELSFWNKEARIGDVFGTTVYRVVWGKWLGYVRYPIPAWFYRLKADLVGLDQSRRYIIELQTEPWVPQGSMIYLPKDEADRSMSFDQFYGNLLYATKINFNKTYLWGVEWWYWKYKNGDDRFWNLAKLLFK, from the coding sequence ATGAGAAAAGACTGGCGTTTTAAGAACAATAAATTTTGGCAGATAAGCATCTTTTTGGCACTGTCTTTGTTTGTTATAATTTTTTATTTTTTTAAGGTAGCCAAGAATTACTCGACTGACAAGGATTTAAAATATCCCCCTGGTTTTTTTGGGGTAACTTTTTCTACCAAATTTTGTAATGAGCTTGGCTTGGATTGGCGCGAAGTTTATAGCGCCACCCTGGATGATTTAAAAGTGAAGGAAATACGTCTCCCGATCTATTGGGATGAAATCGAAAAAAGCAAGGGAAATTTTGATTTTTCCGACTATGATTTCATTATTGAGGAGGGACGGAGACATAATGTTAATTTTATAATTAATATCGGCTGGCGTTTGCCTCGTTGGCCAGAATGCCACGCCCCTGCCTGGACGAACAAAAATAGCTTACAGGCTAACCGGGAAGAATCTCTTAAAATGATAGAGAAAGTAGTTAGCCATTATCGTTTTTATTCCAATATTGTGTATTGGCAAGTAGAAAATGAACCATTTTTGGATGCTTTCGGGATTTGTCCGCCTAGCGATATAGAATTTTTTAAGAAAGAAGTTGCTTTGGTTAAAAGTTTGGATACCAGGCCAGTTATGGTTTCTTCTACTGGAGAGTTAAGTTTTTGGAATAAAGAAGCAAGAATCGGCGATGTTTTTGGGACGACCGTCTATAGGGTAGTTTGGGGTAAGTGGTTGGGTTATGTCAGATATCCTATTCCTGCTTGGTTCTATCGCTTAAAGGCCGACCTGGTCGGCCTCGATCAATCTCGGCGCTATATTATTGAGCTCCAAACTGAACCCTGGGTGCCTCAGGGCAGTATGATTTATCTACCTAAAGACGAAGCGGATCGTTCGATGAGTTTCGACCAGTTCTATGGTAATTTATTGTATGCCACCAAGATAAACTTCAATAAAACTTATCTTTGGGGAGTGGAGTGGTGGTATTGGAAATATAAGAATGGCGACGATAGGTTCTGGAATCTAGCGAAATTGCTTTTTAAATAA
- a CDS encoding EamA family transporter gives MSWITVALLAYLFLAVSNLFDKFLIDHVISSSKAYAFVACLLGGIVVVAAPWLLEWPGWRLFFWDVCLGFIFALALWFLYEALKRGEAAKTLVLVGGVVPVFSILLSVVFLKEKFNLDQWGGLGLLVLGTFLIAFLPSHRSFLSRVVRHLGISQKVGLDGLFFALISGVAYALYFVGSKYAFNGQSFASAFIWARLGAAFFVLLFLLQRKSRREIFKFLHVSSPQKHKFLVLLGQGFGSLGFILQNYAIFLGSVALVNALQGVQYAFILLISAILAFSAPKMLKESFTGLIILQKTAAVFLIGLGLYFIAL, from the coding sequence ATGTCTTGGATCACAGTCGCTTTATTGGCCTATCTTTTTTTAGCTGTTTCCAATCTTTTTGATAAATTTCTTATCGATCATGTCATTAGTAGTAGTAAGGCGTATGCTTTCGTCGCTTGTTTATTAGGAGGAATAGTCGTGGTTGCCGCTCCTTGGCTATTAGAATGGCCAGGGTGGCGTCTATTCTTTTGGGATGTTTGTTTAGGTTTCATATTCGCCCTTGCCCTTTGGTTCCTATATGAGGCTTTAAAGAGAGGTGAGGCGGCCAAGACTCTAGTCTTGGTTGGGGGCGTTGTTCCAGTTTTTTCTATACTTTTATCAGTAGTTTTTTTAAAAGAAAAGTTTAACTTAGATCAGTGGGGAGGCTTAGGTCTACTAGTGTTGGGAACCTTTTTGATCGCTTTTCTGCCTAGTCATCGCAGTTTTTTAAGCCGAGTGGTCAGGCATCTTGGGATCAGTCAAAAGGTGGGTCTTGATGGCTTGTTTTTTGCGCTTATATCAGGCGTAGCTTATGCACTTTATTTTGTCGGTAGTAAATATGCCTTTAATGGTCAGTCTTTTGCCAGCGCCTTTATCTGGGCGCGCTTAGGAGCCGCTTTTTTTGTTTTATTATTTTTACTACAAAGAAAATCTCGCCGAGAAATCTTTAAATTTTTACACGTTTCTTCGCCTCAAAAACATAAATTCCTAGTTCTATTAGGCCAAGGTTTCGGCTCGCTTGGGTTTATTTTGCAAAATTATGCTATTTTTCTTGGATCAGTAGCCCTAGTGAATGCCTTGCAGGGCGTCCAATATGCCTTTATTTTGCTAATTAGCGCTATCTTAGCTTTTTCTGCGCCTAAAATGCTAAAAGAAAGTTTTACTGGTTTGATAATTTTACAAAAAACAGCCGCTGTCTTTTTAATCGGCTTGGGTTTATATTTTATTGCTTTATAA
- a CDS encoding FAD-dependent oxidoreductase: MYDIIIIGSGPAGMTAAIYSTRREMKTLVIGKETGGQMIWASEIENYPGFKSITSFELINKIKDHMLSSGAELSEDEVKKIEKLSDGSFKVYTNKEEFQAKTILVAMGLAPRRLAVKGELEFNGRGVSYCANCDGPLFKGKTVAVVGGGNSALDAAELLSKIASQVYLIHRSDSFRAFDTLVSEVKARENIEIFLNSEIEEIVGSDRVAKIRISHHDQQEITEKAVDGVFIEVGRLANTDLLEGLAERKENSQVIVDEKMSTTTPGLFAAGDVVDSDFKQITIAMGQATVAALSAYQYLQLQKGIQETPKDH; encoded by the coding sequence ATGTACGACATTATTATAATCGGCTCTGGCCCAGCTGGCATGACAGCCGCTATTTATAGCACCCGCCGAGAAATGAAAACCTTAGTGATTGGGAAAGAGACTGGGGGGCAAATGATTTGGGCTAGCGAAATAGAAAATTATCCTGGTTTTAAGAGTATCACGAGTTTTGAATTGATCAACAAGATTAAGGATCATATGTTATCTTCAGGGGCCGAGCTGAGCGAAGATGAAGTTAAGAAAATTGAAAAGTTAAGTGACGGAAGTTTTAAAGTTTATACTAATAAAGAAGAATTCCAAGCTAAAACTATCTTGGTGGCTATGGGTTTAGCTCCGCGTCGTTTAGCAGTAAAAGGAGAGTTAGAATTTAATGGTCGGGGGGTATCATATTGCGCTAATTGCGACGGCCCTTTATTCAAGGGCAAGACTGTGGCTGTGGTTGGGGGCGGCAATTCTGCCTTGGATGCGGCTGAACTTCTCTCAAAGATAGCGTCCCAGGTCTATCTTATCCATAGAAGCGATAGTTTTCGGGCTTTTGATACCTTAGTTTCCGAGGTTAAAGCCAGAGAAAATATAGAAATATTTTTAAATTCGGAAATAGAGGAAATTGTCGGAAGTGATCGGGTGGCGAAGATAAGAATAAGTCATCACGACCAGCAAGAGATAACAGAGAAGGCGGTTGACGGCGTTTTTATCGAAGTAGGCAGGCTAGCTAATACAGATTTACTTGAAGGTTTAGCAGAGAGAAAAGAGAACAGCCAAGTGATTGTAGATGAAAAAATGTCTACTACGACGCCTGGCTTGTTTGCCGCTGGGGATGTTGTCGATTCTGATTTTAAACAGATTACTATAGCGATGGGGCAGGCGACAGTCGCCGCTTTAAGTGCCTATCAATATTTACAGCTGCAAAAAGGCATCCAGGAAACTCCAAAAGATCATTAA
- a CDS encoding SemiSWEET family transporter, which translates to METLFEMINNTIELKNFGLNAVTISFIATLAITTLQIIAAIKQNQRIRKNRSGEAWTLSLFAYLSFYFLSFLFYGISRNSLALFLSGIPGFFYIPILINIWIYQENSKFDRISSILLFFVVPLIAISQYKGLIILLIFGLGAIAMLIQTYKMVKNKDYKDVEPVFLISFFVSSLFWFIYSTAINDRAVQTSSGLSLIFLIVLLSLYYQWKHKRSAK; encoded by the coding sequence TTGGAAACGCTCTTTGAAATGATCAACAACACGATCGAGTTAAAAAACTTTGGTCTTAATGCTGTCACCATCAGCTTCATTGCTACTCTAGCTATCACTACCTTGCAAATAATTGCTGCGATTAAGCAAAACCAAAGGATTAGGAAAAATCGTTCTGGAGAAGCTTGGACCCTAAGCTTGTTTGCCTATCTTAGTTTTTATTTCCTGTCTTTCCTGTTTTACGGCATTAGTCGCAATAGTTTAGCCTTATTCCTCAGTGGAATTCCTGGTTTCTTTTATATCCCGATACTAATCAATATTTGGATATATCAAGAAAACTCTAAATTTGATCGCATCAGCTCAATATTGTTGTTTTTTGTAGTACCATTAATCGCTATTTCCCAGTATAAAGGCCTGATAATTTTACTCATATTTGGACTAGGGGCGATTGCGATGCTAATTCAAACCTATAAAATGGTAAAAAATAAAGACTACAAAGATGTTGAGCCTGTATTTCTCATTTCCTTTTTTGTCAGCTCTTTATTTTGGTTTATTTATTCAACAGCCATTAATGACCGAGCCGTACAAACTTCCAGTGGATTATCATTGATATTTTTGATCGTTTTGTTGTCATTATACTATCAATGGAAACATAAAAGATCTGCCAAATAG
- a CDS encoding polymer-forming cytoskeletal protein — translation MFNKDNRPEKFKDAETIIGSSIKVKGNFHGQGNIIVEGSLEGSLKTEANLFIGDHAKIIANIEAQEAIINGEVKGNVKVKKYLAIGKTAKIFGDLQYGELSIERGGIVNGQLLINSENKKEGKENKEEIEK, via the coding sequence ATGTTCAACAAGGATAATAGGCCAGAAAAATTCAAGGACGCCGAAACTATTATCGGCTCCTCGATTAAGGTAAAGGGTAACTTCCACGGCCAAGGTAATATTATCGTTGAGGGCAGCCTAGAGGGTTCGCTCAAGACAGAGGCCAACCTATTTATCGGAGATCATGCCAAGATTATAGCCAATATTGAAGCTCAGGAAGCGATTATCAACGGGGAGGTCAAGGGTAATGTAAAAGTAAAAAAATATTTAGCCATCGGAAAAACCGCCAAGATTTTCGGTGATCTCCAATATGGAGAGCTATCAATTGAACGTGGCGGTATCGTAAACGGCCAACTATTGATAAATTCGGAAAACAAGAAGGAGGGAAAAGAAAATAAGGAAGAAATAGAAAAATAA